Proteins from a genomic interval of uncultured Desulfuromusa sp.:
- a CDS encoding rubrerythrin has translation MASIKGTETEKNLLKSFAGESQARTRYTYFASIAKKEGYVQIADIFEETANQEKEHAKRFFKFLEGGDLEITAMYPAGKMGTTVENLLESATGEHEEHSDLYPAFAAVAREEGFPEIAAAWNAISVSEKQHEKRFRDLLANIESDQVFKREQEVTWRCRNCGYIYTGMEAPELCPACIHPKAHFELLGENW, from the coding sequence ATGGCAAGTATCAAGGGAACAGAAACAGAGAAAAATTTATTGAAATCTTTTGCGGGCGAATCTCAGGCGCGAACTCGTTATACTTATTTTGCAAGCATTGCAAAAAAAGAGGGTTATGTGCAGATCGCTGACATTTTTGAAGAAACGGCCAATCAAGAAAAAGAACATGCAAAGCGCTTTTTTAAATTTCTCGAAGGTGGTGATCTGGAAATTACAGCAATGTATCCTGCCGGCAAGATGGGGACTACAGTTGAAAATCTCCTGGAATCTGCAACCGGAGAGCATGAAGAGCATTCTGATCTTTATCCTGCTTTTGCGGCAGTAGCCAGAGAAGAAGGCTTCCCGGAGATCGCAGCTGCCTGGAATGCTATTTCCGTTTCAGAGAAACAGCATGAGAAACGGTTCCGTGATCTGCTGGCAAATATTGAATCCGACCAAGTCTTCAAACGTGAGCAAGAAGTAACATGGCGCTGTAGAAATTGTGGCTATATCTACACAGGGATGGAGGCACCAGAACTTTGTCCCGCTTGTATCCACCCCAAAGCTCATTTTGAGTTGCTTGGTGAAAATTGGTAG
- a CDS encoding EAL domain-containing protein, translating into MSKRLFHNLSLQGKLTFIMTLTSCFVIFLTLVTTIIFQRMILRSEILQEAQVLGRSISEKCAVEMIDHDQKATILILESLAVAHHVINARLFDQQQHIFAEYSRHQARDSETDDINVDALLRQGHIFFQNHLDVIEPVVFEEEVLGQLLLRIDLAKVNGMLIRYIYIGMAVFAVYSLLAFLMASRLQKLIFVPIKSLLQHIERVSRNKNYTLRVQKTSHDELGGLFDGFNEMLAEIEFRDQELRDSEANLEYLVNHDSLTKVANRLLFNDRLEHALARAKRVKSRLAILFIDLDRFKIINDSLGHDTGDQVLCVLAERLGHLVRDADTLARNGGNQFVIILDQVKRSSDVGRYAQKLSREISKPFEVSGQNLHVTASIGVSLYPENGDDVDSLMKAADTAMCQGKEKGGNSYQFYSAEMNIDSCKSLLLENQLREALQEKQLLLFYQPQYELRTGQLIGFEALIRWQHPDLGLVSPLDFIPMAEDSGLIVPIGEWVLYTACKQMKSIQDRWKLPLGMAINLSPRQFLHSSLVQTVAEVLYRTKLKPRFLELEITESMVMGNIEQSIGKMNEFKKMGVQLAIDDFGTGYSSLEYLKKFPISKLKIDQSFVRELGHDVNDTAIVNSVIALGKSMNLEVIAEGIETVEQLDLLRQEGCDQGQGYLFSQPLPVEALPALLDSAFIDKP; encoded by the coding sequence TTGTCTAAGCGATTATTCCATAATTTATCCCTGCAAGGGAAACTGACTTTTATCATGACTTTGACGAGTTGCTTCGTGATTTTTTTAACTCTTGTAACCACCATTATTTTTCAGCGGATGATATTGCGTAGTGAGATTCTTCAGGAAGCTCAGGTTTTAGGTCGGAGTATAAGTGAAAAATGCGCTGTAGAAATGATAGATCATGATCAGAAGGCGACAATTCTGATACTTGAATCTTTAGCCGTAGCTCATCATGTTATCAACGCTCGGTTATTTGATCAGCAACAACACATTTTTGCCGAATATAGCCGTCATCAGGCTCGTGATTCTGAGACTGATGACATCAATGTTGACGCACTATTAAGGCAGGGGCATATTTTTTTTCAAAACCATTTAGATGTTATTGAGCCGGTTGTTTTTGAGGAGGAGGTTCTTGGTCAATTATTGCTAAGAATTGATCTTGCAAAGGTCAATGGCATGTTGATCCGCTACATTTATATTGGCATGGCGGTTTTTGCCGTATATTCGTTATTGGCATTTTTAATGGCGAGTCGTTTACAGAAACTTATCTTTGTGCCGATTAAGTCTTTACTCCAACACATAGAGAGGGTTTCCCGTAACAAAAATTATACCCTCCGGGTTCAAAAGACCAGTCACGATGAGCTGGGGGGGCTTTTTGACGGTTTCAACGAAATGTTGGCTGAAATAGAATTTCGTGATCAGGAATTACGGGATAGTGAAGCGAACTTAGAGTATCTGGTCAATCATGACTCTCTTACTAAGGTTGCAAACCGTTTGCTGTTTAATGATCGACTGGAACATGCTCTGGCACGCGCAAAAAGAGTAAAATCTCGGTTGGCAATTCTTTTTATTGATTTAGATCGTTTTAAAATTATTAATGATTCGCTGGGGCACGATACTGGTGATCAAGTTCTTTGCGTGCTTGCAGAGCGGTTAGGTCATCTGGTCAGAGACGCTGACACTCTGGCCCGCAATGGGGGGAATCAGTTTGTCATTATCCTTGATCAGGTTAAAAGATCCAGTGATGTCGGTCGTTATGCCCAAAAGCTCTCTAGAGAAATTTCTAAACCCTTTGAGGTTTCAGGCCAAAACTTGCATGTTACTGCCAGTATCGGTGTCAGTTTGTATCCAGAAAACGGAGATGATGTTGATAGCCTGATGAAGGCTGCCGATACGGCGATGTGTCAGGGGAAGGAGAAAGGGGGGAATAGCTATCAATTTTATTCGGCAGAGATGAATATTGATTCCTGTAAATCTCTGTTGCTGGAAAATCAGCTTCGTGAAGCTTTGCAGGAAAAGCAACTGTTGCTTTTTTATCAACCGCAGTATGAATTGCGAACAGGTCAATTAATTGGGTTCGAAGCTCTGATTCGTTGGCAACACCCTGATTTGGGGCTTGTTTCTCCTCTCGACTTCATACCAATGGCGGAAGACAGCGGTTTAATTGTCCCTATTGGCGAGTGGGTTTTATATACTGCCTGCAAGCAGATGAAGTCTATACAAGACCGGTGGAAACTACCACTGGGTATGGCCATAAATCTTTCACCGCGGCAGTTTCTCCATTCCTCATTGGTTCAAACTGTTGCTGAAGTTCTTTATCGAACGAAACTGAAGCCCCGTTTCCTTGAACTTGAAATTACTGAAAGTATGGTCATGGGGAATATTGAACAATCGATCGGTAAAATGAATGAGTTTAAAAAGATGGGTGTTCAGCTAGCGATTGATGATTTTGGTACCGGGTATTCTTCGCTCGAATATCTGAAAAAATTTCCAATTTCCAAATTGAAAATCGATCAATCTTTCGTCCGAGAACTGGGGCATGATGTTAATGACACAGCGATTGTCAATTCAGTTATCGCTCTTGGTAAAAGCATGAATCTGGAAGTTATCGCAGAAGGAATTGAAACGGTTGAGCAGCTGGATCTTCTGCGGCAAGAAGGTTGCGATCAGGGACAAGGATATCTGTTCAGTCAGCCTTTGCCTGTTGAAGCTCTGCCGGCTCTCCTTGATTCTGCGTTTATTGATAAACCATAA